The Perca fluviatilis chromosome 17, GENO_Pfluv_1.0, whole genome shotgun sequence region ctactctgagttcctcacggatgactgagcttctcaccctatctctaagggagacgccagccaccctcctgaggaaacccgtTTTGGCCGCTTGtgccctggatctcgttctttcggtcatgacccaaacttgatgaccataggtgagggtggGAACAAAAATTGACTAGTAGATCGAAAGCTTTGTCGTCAAATCATGTCAAATcaaaataatgcaaaaaaagaggTCAGGGTCGATAAACAAGAAGCCTCAGTGGAATAAGTTGCATTCTCCCTGGGAACATTTTACCATTATGGgtcttttaaaacaaattgCTAGAGATTCTTGATGCCCCTGATGTTAGTTAATTGCTGAAGTGGCAAACACTTAGCCTGACATTGCGAGACCAAATCACAAATGCGAATTAGTCTGAAACCTCTGTTAATTTTCAATTTCCATGGGGCATTGTCAAcgggcagttgcagggtaccaaAGGGCTGcggcctctgccgtgaaagtggcaaagcagcgggtgtgggagaagttggagaagacatggagaaggactttcggtcggcaccaaggtgcttctggaaaaccgtccgccacctcaggaggggaaagcggggaaccatccaatctgtgtacagtaaggatgagacactgttgacctcaactgaggaggtaatagggtggTGGAAGGATTTGAGGAACACCTAAATCCAACttatacgccctctatgttagaggcagagctggaggatgatgggggattgtcgtcgatttccctcGGGGAAGTCGCTGAGacagtcaaacaactccacaggggcaaagcccctgggattgatgagttccgtccagaaatgctgagAGCtgtgggtgtggaggggctgtcttggTTGACATGCATCTTCAAcgttgcgtggaagtctgggacagtgccaaaggagtggtagaccggggtggtggttccccttttcaaaaagggagaccagagggtgtgtgcaaattacaggggtatcacacttctcagcctccctggtagcgtctactccaaggtgctggaaaggagggttcggccgaaaGTTGAACCTTGGGTTGAACAGGAAAAATGCAGATTCTGTCCTGGTcatggaacaacggaccagatctttactctcgcaaggatcctggagggatgcccatccggtctacatgtgttttgtggatctggacaATGCGTATGACCGGCTCCCCAGGGAGATACTGttggaggtgctgcgggagtatggggtgagggggtcccttctcagggccatccaatctctgtatgacCAAAGCGAGCTCTGCGTCCGGGTTCTctgcagtaagtcggactcgtttcaggtgagggttggcctccaccAGGGCTttgctttgtcaccaatcctgtttgtaatatttatggacaggatatcaaggcgtagtcagggtggggaggggttgcagtttggtgggctggggatctcatcgctgctctttgcagatgatgtggtcctgatggcatcatgggcctgtgaccttcagcactcactggatcggttcgcagccgagtgtgaagcggctgggatgaggatcagcacctctaaatctgaggccatggttctcagcaggaaaccaatggagtgcctactccaggtagggaatgagtccttaccccaggTGAAGAagttcaaataccttgggggttttgttcgcgagtgaggggacaatggagcgggagattggtcggagaatcggcgcagcgggtgcggtattacattcaatttatcgcaccgttgtgacaaaaagagagctgagccagaaggcaaagctctcgatctaccggtcagttttcgttcctaccctcaacTATGGATCAGATATAGGGTTGTGCTTAGCCGGAAAACTGAACAAAGTTCAGTTTAGTATAGCTAATCAAGTCATAACAGAAAACATGGCCTAGTTAAAATCCACATCTAGACATAGGCCTAACGTTACATTCATTAAGAAACCGCAAATTTGATCAGATTAGCTACTGACATTTCTAACTGACGGGACCACCGCCAATACGTCCACAAGCAGGGACATTTTGACAGTGAATTGAAGTAACTTTAAGGCAAACTCATCACTTTTggaattttatatttttagacAATAGAGAGTTTAGTGGTCCTTAAGATATCTGATCCTTTTTGATAAATGTTCTAACTCTCTGATTATGCAGTTAGCTAACTTAGACTTTTCACATAATAAGTTTCATGGCATGTTACATCATGCTATTTCTGTCATATTATATCAATTCACATCACAGTATGAGATTTTGTTTCATCTTACATCATACATACATCAGCCATGCTATTTTATATCTCATAAGATAAGATTTGTCCAGGTTGTGTCATGTTATTTTATGCCATGCCATTTAAGGTCATGTTATGAATGCTGTGTCATATTACATTATGACAATTAGTTTTATGTCACCTCATAAGAGTTTATTTCATATGATGCTTTGCTGAAGATTTTAAGATGAACTAGTGTTACAAGTATATGTTTTCAAAAATCCAAAATCTAACCTTAAAGGCAAATGATGGACAGACAAACCTTTTGGGGGATTAGGGCTTtgtaaggaaaaataaaaactgttccTCAGTGTTGGGGGAGGTTTTGTCTATCATATGTCAGTTCTGGTTTTATCATGTGTTTATCATGTGTTATTTCCTGTCACCTTACTTTATCTCAACAATCAGAAGCAGCAGGTGATGAGATGAGAGCTGAGATGAGATCAAATTTTAATGATCCCTGTGGGCAAATTGCttctttgcagcagcagcagcagaagaaaaagaagaagagcagTAAAACCAGCATCCTCCGTGTGAATCCTGTTTCACAGAGTATAGTGATTGTGAAGATCAGTACCTCACTGTCTCTCCACACAGACACTGTTGGCTGAATTAATATCACATGCCTGTCCCGGTGATCCTTTAAATTGTCTGGACATCTTTCATAAGGCCGTTTTGCAAAGCCTGACTCTATCCTACAGCACACAGAAAAATCCCTGGTGATTTTATAGCAAAACTAGTGATTGTTGTGAATTTGAGAGTACATTTTCAATTTTAGTTTCTATAgtccctttcctttttttcttgtttgtttaatttataattaaatATCAATTATTCATATAAAAATACAGTACACAGTAAAATACACTAGTTAGTACCATAAATGTCTATATAAGAAAATGCTGAGAAAACAACCTCACAATGTCCATCAggtagctgttctggagctttcgatCATATCACTTGATCTTCATAAGCAGATGTAGCCTATATAGGTTGTCCAGTTCACATGGAATTGTTAAAAATGTCCATCTTGTGATGAAGATGATGTGATATGATCAAAAGCTCAAGAACAGCTAGCCTACCAAATGGACCTTGTGGTGAAATAGTTTGCTAATTGTTACTAACTGTTTGGTGAAGAAAAGTAGTACTTTATAAATGATCATATAAGCTATGAATACTAAACAGTATCTCTTTTATTTGCTAGTCCAGGTTGAAATACAGTAAGATAAAGTTAAATAAggacaaaaatgtaatattggTTCCACATCCACACTTATATCTTCAATATTAATTTGAGTTAATGATTTAGCCTTTGCATTGTGCATTTATAATAGGCCTACTATCATAATATTAAATAGGGAGAAATGCCACAGTACAGAGCAGAATATCACACCTTGCACTCACATTTAAGTCCTTCAAACAAGTCGCTGTAgtaatagcctattattattatcgtTTCAAAGCAATGCAAAAATGATTTTTCGTTCAAATCCCACCCAGAGTAGCTTCGAAGTCCACACCGCTGCATACATCAAAGATGCCGATTGGCCAGTCGGCCCCTTGCACCAATCCCAATGTCCGTCTGATTGGTCTGCTGCACCGTCAGTCAGGCGGGAGACGCCCCTTCGTCCGAGCCcgcttctccctctcctccccccgCAGCAGGTTGGGTTGAGCGGTCTGCTAGGGGACCGTGGACAGCTCCCGTCTGAGAAGCAGAGTaacgcaggaggaggagagggctgGATATGGGGGAGCCACCGCACAGGCCCGTACGATCGagataaaaacaatttttttttttttttaatgtgcacCTACCGGGGAAAATACACAAAGACACCGAGCTGGAGAGGCCTTAGGAGGACGGGGAAACAACCGAGGAAGTGAAGGAAAAGGGGGAATACGGCTACTGACCCATCCCGGCGCATCAGGGGAGAAGCAGcgagagaaaggaggagaagaaggagacaTAATTCCGCTCGACCCGATGGACTGAGAGGACAGATGAATGAAGACTGCCTACACTAACGCCTATCGATGCCTGGCCAAGGACCTGGACGCTTATGCCATGAACACGGACATGACAATGGACGGCATTGGCAGCCTGCATGGCGGGGTTTCCGTGAGCTCCGTGGTCCCTGATGTGGAGCTGATGAGCGGCCACAGCCCGCACCACGGGCGCGGAAGCTCGTCGGGGGGACACGGGGCGGCGGCGGCAGCGGCGGCCACCCTGCGGATACACCAGGACCTGGCCGCCGCCGCCGCGGCGTCATCCCGCTCTGCCATGGTGTCCGGCATGGCCACGATACTGGACGGCAGCGGGGAGTACCGTCCGGAGCTGTCCCTGCCGCTGCACCACGCCATGAGCGTGCCCTGCGACACGTCCTCTCCCGGGATGGGGATGAGCGGCACCTACACCACCTTAACCCCGCTGCAGCCGCTGCCCCCCATATCCACCGTGTCGGACAAGTTTcaccatcatcaccatcaccaccaccaccagcggCTCTCCGGGAACGTGAGCGGGAGCTTCACCCTGATGCGGGACGAGCGGGGGCTACCGGGCATGAACAACCTCTACAGCCCGTACCACAAGGACCACATGTCCGGGATGGGTCAGAGCCTTTCCCCGGTGCTGGGTAACGGCCTGGGTTCCATACACAACACCCAGCAGGGTCTCCACAATTACGGCAACACGACGCACGGAGGCCACGATAAGATGCTGAACTTCGACGCGCACCACACCGCCTCAATGCTGGCCAGAGGGGACCACCACCAGCACCGAGGACTCGGTGGGCCGGCGGCCGGGATGATGTCGCATCTGAACGGGATGCACCACCCGGGGCACCCGGCCGTGTCCTCGGCGggccaccacccccacccccacctccaGTCTCCATCCCACGGGCCCGTGTTGGCTTCCACCAGGGAAAGACCGCCCTCCTCCTCGGGGAATCAGGGGGTGAACAGCTCGGGGCAGCTGGAGGAAATCAACACCAAGGAGGTTGCGCAGAGGATCACGGCGGAGCTGAAGAGGTACAGCATCCCCCAGGCCATCTTCGCCCAGAGGGTGCTGTGCCGCTCCCAGGGGACCCTGTCGGATCTCCTGAGGAACCCCAAACCCTGGAGTAAACTTAAGTCGGGCAGGGAGACCTTCAGGAGGATGTGGAAGTGGCTGCAGGAGCCCGAGTTTCAGAGGATGTCGGCCCTCAGACTGGCAGGTAAGAAAACAACAATCCGCGGTGCTTATGCTGGTGTTTTGGTTCGCTCTGTGCGTCGGACAAGAAGAGGAATTtaaacctcctcctcctcctcctccataaaACAATCCCAAATGATTTCCccactgtcactttttttatcatttgctggctttgttttggtgtttcttCGTGGCTCCTTTCCTGCACAGCACCCAAATTTAGACATGTATTTAGAATCACTGGTGTTATGATTACCATTATTGATCAATAACAAAAAGGGATCGATAGGAAATGACAAGGTCACGGGATTTCCCTCCAACAGTCCGGCACTGTGCTGTAacctagttttttttcttcctgtcccTGCATGTTAGAGGGAAAACACTGCACTTTGACTAAATATCAGTTCATTATTTTTGCTCAAATCCAGGCAtgtaaattattaaaaataggaaaacaaatgcaaagatGAAAAGGCAgcactttcatttaaaaaataattcttTAGTTGGAAATTCAGCACAGAACttcgagaaaaaaaaatcattaattacatataggctacacCAAAGTTAACTTCAGGCTTAATTCATGTTTCTCAGTGTTATTCAGTGGCATCgtacttttactttattcaGCTGGTGTTGTTACTGTGAGTAGCCTGTTACAGCTTATTGTATTCGTATGGTGTTAGCAGGGAGAGAGGTGTGAGAAAGCATTCACAGCAGGCTGAGAGGCTCGGAAGAGGATTTGTGTTTGATTGTGAGGAGCTTGAAGTGATCAGACGGCTGTGACATAAACATGAATGTTTGTAGCATCAGTGGGTCCGGTGCCCCCTCTAGTGAGGAACCTGGTTTCTGTCCCAACAACACGCCTCTATTGTCCGCaggagacagcagcagcagcagcagcagggaccGAGCAGCATAAAAAGGATCAGCATGAGAGTGGATTATGTTCAGTTTTTAGGAATATTGCAACAATAAATTGCTGTGGAGTTTAGTTTGCCTATGTGACAAGTTTATCGAAagattttattacattttatgtatttaaaagAGGCGTTTTTAATGGCAATTTTAACTTCTGTAAACCTATAGTTTGAATCTCCCTTTTTAATTCCTAATCCAGTTTCTGGATTACAGCAACTgcctttttcttgtttgttttttccatatatataggcctatttaaacacaaaaaaatttaaaaaaaatccaaatacaTTCAGTAATACaggtaataaaaacaaaagccaaattaataataaaactgGAGTgcagcatgcatgcatgtaggTGTAAAGAAAGTGAAGGACATGTTGAATTACCTTAATGCACAGGATTCAAACTGTTCATAAATTAGAGCTCTTAGAAACTAAGTGGATGTTGTTTGCTTTTgacatattttcaaaaataaattggGTTTTAAGAAGTTAGAGAATTTTGTCAACCCATAAAGAAACAGTCGGACAGAGACAAATGTTGTTTGCTCTATCTCATGAATTTCCAAACTTTTGAATCCATACTGTGTATGAGGTCAAGTTCCAAATACCGAATTACAATACATTTAAAGGTGGCCAACAGTAAGATTTGTAACAAATAGATCTTAGCCTTTCTGGAATGACGCCTAGAAGAGCTGTCTTGGGATATTTTGAAATACCATGATCTTTACAAGCATCAATATTATTTTCCAGTTTTAAAGCAGTTTGCTTCACAATCACTATTTCACTTTGCTTCACTACATTTCACTGGTATTTGCTGGTTCAAGTCGTGCTCCAGTATTCAACAACTGGCTTTCTGTGCACAACTTTTGATACTCCCAGTTTTGGGCAAGCAGGATGCAGAAATCTGTATAATATTGTATCATGCGTCCTTTATTAGAGCATCACaatattgtactgtatatgcatttTCACAATCAACTTCATTTGACTCTGGTTGTCAGTAGCTCGCAAGTTGCAAATACTGTATAGACACAAAATTTAAGGTCAACACAGCTGAGCAAAGATAGGGACACAAACATAACTATTATGTACAGACAAGAGATTTGAAAATAGATATATGTATCGAGACAAAAATCGTATTATTATTgctgagagagagtgtgtgtcagtgagagGCATGatagaataaatattaaatgcaattcttttttaaatgaaatggtCATGGGCAggctaaatgttaaaaaaaaaaaaaacagtgcagaAGTAATTCCGTCAAAGAATATTTGAAATTATGTAGAATGACGAAACTTTATTATATTCATTGCTGTTCAGTAAAAGACAATGCATTTTCCAATAAACTCAAGGATTTAATCCTCCTTTATGGGTTGAGGAAATTCTCTGTATTTTTCtggctgaaaaaaaataaattaaaagttaagtatgaaaaaatgaaaaatgaccttaaaacaaagtaaaacaaTTGATCCAAAGTTTACATTTAGGAGATATGTAGTTTCAACTGGACagtgttttaatttattttcaatacGGTCCTATCATGAAGTGTGCTTCAACTGGTAGGCCTatctaataaaaataaaaacctttagCATAAACCTTTTTATCTTCtttctatataaatatatatatatatatatatatatatattccaagACTCCCTTGAAAGCAGTACTGATCTCAGGGAATAATCCAGGTTAAAGCAGGTacattgaaattaaaatacattCCTTTAACACCGGGACACATGATGTGTTATTTCACTTTGTATCATACCTGCGTGTACTCTTTGAAATAAAGCACACTCGTGTCACATTTCTATAAGTTGTCATTTAACATATacatgtcaaaaagacaacctATAGAATTGACAAATCTAAACTAtataagaaaaaaattatatatgtatgtatatatatgcttTCCTAAAATATTCCTAAATTGTAATTATGCCTTATTTCAAATGGCTATAATAATTCCATTATAATCTTAGAATTACCTCATTACTCATGGTGTCAATCTATTTTATAAAGTATCAATCATTTAGCTGTATCAAGATAAAACATGTAGCATTACAACAACACTAGAAACAGACCAGAGATcagaaataataagaaaaaatatatatacaacaaaTCAACAAGTAGTATGCAGGAGGCTCTGTTTCAAATATTTTTAGTTGTATAAAGTTGGGtgatttagtttatttatagCAAATTAATATTGGGTATTCTACTAAGCATtgaatattaaatgtattcctatatatttatatgaGGACATTTCAAATACGACCCAAATTCTATATATTAAACACCTATGAACTCATGGTGTCTTTGTTTGTATTCAGTATTACTATCAGTAATAACATTTCAATAAGTGTTCCCTTTATTTCATATAGTCAATGTGAATCAAACAGCGCCATATTTTCTGCCATATATAATATTCCTACATTATATCTAAAACAaaatttaaactgttttttctTAATACCTACGTAATAACTTTTTGTAaactcattttatttcattcatcaTATCGCTATAATATTCCTACATTATACATTTATGATCTCAATGCGTTTGTGATGTATTCATAGTGAGTTATGGAGATCGTATCGTAATCTAAAGTCATATATCTGCCATGGTTTCATCTGACACATACTGGTGTAGTTTCTGATATTTGATGGCTGCATCATGTTCCAATGTTTGCTCGTAATATCGGTCTGGTATCCTTTTAAATTGTTCTGAGATTTAGTGTGGTTTTATTGGTGGTGTAAATGTAACATGGTTTGAAGTGGCTGAACACTGTTTGTTGAATAGACTCTTATAAAGAATAATCACTGCAAATAGGCGATGttgtcttttacttttttccaaTTAATGGAGATCTAAACATCCCCGCACGGACAGCTGATTCTCAAAACATTGATTGGAATTGTGCCTCTAATTAGCCTAGATTCGGTCAGTGGATTTGGTCCAGCTCAGACCCTCATATTTGAAATGTGTGCAGATGCTAATGTGGATGAGATTATCTGTGCAGGATTTGACTGTTATTTCATTAGGGCTTCTTAGATTTTCAGGGCTGGTTTTTACGATGTATGTTAATAGGAACTACTATGAGTGACAGTTGATGGAGGGTGGAGCTGTAGGAGAGCAGGGGAGTGTTCATGGGATCTGTgttgccctgtgtgtgtaaaatgtcaGTGTGCAGATACACACTGAACAGCCTCACACTCATGCTGCTGTCTGATGGAACTGCACTCATTTGCTTTCCCCTTGATAATAAAATCACTGTTTTTCAAAAGGCCCAACAGTCACGAATGAAAACATT contains the following coding sequences:
- the onecut2 gene encoding one cut domain family member 2 isoform X2, coding for MKTAYTNAYRCLAKDLDAYAMNTDMTMDGIGSLHGGVSVSSVVPDVELMSGHSPHHGRGSSSGGHGAAAAAAATLRIHQDLAAAAAASSRSAMVSGMATILDGSGEYRPELSLPLHHAMSVPCDTSSPGMGMSGTYTTLTPLQPLPPISTVSDKFHHHHHHHHHQRLSGNVSGSFTLMRDERGLPGMNNLYSPYHKDHMSGMGQSLSPVLGNGLGSIHNTQQGLHNYGNTTHGGHDKMLNFDAHHTASMLARGDHHQHRGLGGPAAGMMSHLNGMHHPGHPAVSSAGHHPHPHLQSPSHGPVLASTRERPPSSSGNQGVNSSGQLEEINTKEVAQRITAELKRYSIPQAIFAQRVLCRSQGTLSDLLRNPKPWSKLKSGRETFRRMWKWLQEPEFQRMSALRLAACKRKEQDTAKDRNNTPKKSRLVFTDLQRRTLLAIFKENKRPSKEMQLTISQQLGLELTTVSNFFMNARRRSLDKWTDDGASPGAQSSASSTCTKA
- the onecut2 gene encoding one cut domain family member 2 isoform X1: MKTAYTNAYRCLAKDLDAYAMNTDMTMDGIGSLHGGVSVSSVVPDVELMSGHSPHHGRGSSSGGHGAAAAAAATLRIHQDLAAAAAASSRSAMVSGMATILDGSGEYRPELSLPLHHAMSVPCDTSSPGMGMSGTYTTLTPLQPLPPISTVSDKFHHHHHHHHHQRLSGNVSGSFTLMRDERGLPGMNNLYSPYHKDHMSGMGQSLSPVLGNGLGSIHNTQQGLHNYGNTTHGGHDKMLNFDAHHTASMLARGDHHQHRGLGGPAAGMMSHLNGMHHPGHPAVSSAGHHPHPHLQSPSHGPVLASTRERPPSSSGNQGVNSSGQLEEINTKEVAQRITAELKRYSIPQAIFAQRVLCRSQGTLSDLLRNPKPWSKLKSGRETFRRMWKWLQEPEFQRMSALRLAGGSTSSYSQLPELHDDQHKSSQEMPACKRKEQDTAKDRNNTPKKSRLVFTDLQRRTLLAIFKENKRPSKEMQLTISQQLGLELTTVSNFFMNARRRSLDKWTDDGASPGAQSSASSTCTKA